Proteins found in one Acinetobacter sp. XH1741 genomic segment:
- a CDS encoding ExeM/NucH family extracellular endonuclease: MKTFQLRTLSVFLSAFGAFSYSSVAQAQLMFSQYVDGSSNKKGLEIYNPDGTTVNLADYEIQQFNNGGTAKTITVRLQGTLASKQKFLVGRSELQTELGSKVNQVAALSFNGDDAVVLVYKGTPVDRFGRIGERPEAGWGTAVSSLGNSFKRIETENPALSIDPTAAFDLDHSWSAWANRNDFSNLSGSTTTPPPVQTVSCSSADTPIADLATSTQNQIYTVRGVITADYRYANGFSGFYVQTPDTKARANVSNAIFVYIPNSSTVKGGQVGDEVILRGRLTSYQNQLQIDQLQQDIQSCNSNMANQVQPISLELPFTSLTGSTTNSPQRYQGMLVKLPQALTVSENYNYGRYGELSLSLGRLYIPTNLYPALSPEAKALAQKNLLSKIIFDDGYNNQNRTPWLPTNFSAANTLRSGYQLKNVEGILEYRFNGWRVQPVLGRTQPEVVTQTNPRQSVITKNANHIRVASFNVLNYDNGATGFPTERGANTQAEFDKQHRKIVSALKAIDADVYGLMEIANNGYGPNSAIAHLTSALGPDWKYVVPENLDRLGGDVIAVAIIYNSKRVKPLNKPVVLDLGDKNRTTLAQTFQAVRGNKTFTVIPNHLKSKGCTGVDANSTDADQKDGQGCWNPTRVKAVDQIVQWLAKNPTQVSKQNALLVGDMNSYAKEEPILAFEKANYKVLLNDAKVGQGAQAYSYVFGVASDANGNGGAGNLDHAIADADLYPKVVRTFAWHINADEPTVLDYNEEYKTDEQKALFYGEDAYRSSDHDPVIVDLDLNGKDSNHTDNGNKSPIFDFLSQLVEWISQLFKRN; the protein is encoded by the coding sequence ATGAAAACTTTTCAATTAAGAACACTTTCAGTTTTTTTAAGTGCATTTGGTGCATTTTCATATAGCTCTGTTGCTCAGGCACAGCTCATGTTTAGCCAGTATGTGGATGGCAGCAGTAATAAAAAGGGGTTAGAGATTTATAACCCAGATGGAACTACTGTTAATTTAGCTGATTATGAAATTCAACAATTTAATAATGGTGGAACTGCCAAGACAATAACTGTCCGTTTACAAGGTACGCTTGCAAGTAAGCAGAAGTTTTTAGTGGGCCGCTCAGAGCTGCAAACTGAACTTGGCAGTAAAGTAAATCAAGTGGCTGCATTATCGTTTAATGGTGATGATGCTGTCGTGCTCGTTTATAAAGGTACACCTGTTGACCGTTTTGGTCGTATTGGTGAACGTCCAGAGGCAGGATGGGGAACAGCCGTTTCAAGTTTAGGAAATAGTTTTAAGCGTATTGAAACTGAAAACCCTGCTTTAAGTATTGATCCGACCGCTGCATTTGATTTGGACCATTCATGGTCAGCATGGGCAAACCGCAATGATTTTTCAAATTTATCAGGTTCTACAACAACTCCGCCTCCTGTTCAAACAGTCAGTTGTTCAAGCGCTGATACCCCAATTGCCGATTTAGCTACATCAACACAAAACCAGATTTATACAGTGCGTGGTGTGATTACTGCTGATTATCGCTATGCCAATGGCTTCTCAGGTTTCTATGTTCAAACACCTGACACCAAAGCACGTGCGAATGTCAGTAATGCCATTTTTGTTTATATTCCAAATAGCAGCACTGTGAAAGGTGGGCAGGTGGGTGATGAGGTTATTTTACGTGGCCGATTAACCAGCTATCAAAACCAGCTACAAATAGACCAATTACAGCAAGATATTCAAAGCTGTAATAGCAATATGGCAAATCAAGTTCAGCCGATTAGCTTAGAGTTGCCATTTACCAGCTTAACAGGTAGTACGACGAATTCTCCGCAGCGCTATCAAGGTATGTTGGTTAAATTACCTCAAGCTTTAACGGTGAGTGAAAACTATAATTATGGTCGTTATGGTGAGCTGTCTTTAAGTTTGGGCCGCTTATATATTCCAACCAATTTATATCCAGCCTTGTCGCCAGAAGCGAAAGCTTTAGCTCAGAAAAATTTATTATCGAAAATTATTTTTGATGATGGCTATAACAACCAAAACCGTACTCCATGGTTACCGACAAATTTTAGTGCAGCTAATACCTTGCGTTCAGGCTACCAACTTAAAAATGTTGAAGGGATTTTAGAGTATCGTTTTAATGGCTGGCGTGTACAGCCTGTGCTTGGACGTACACAACCAGAAGTGGTTACTCAAACAAATCCACGCCAGAGTGTCATTACGAAAAATGCCAATCATATCCGTGTAGCTTCATTTAATGTTTTGAACTATGACAATGGTGCAACAGGCTTCCCCACAGAACGCGGTGCAAATACACAAGCAGAGTTTGATAAACAGCACCGTAAAATTGTGAGCGCATTAAAAGCGATTGATGCTGACGTGTACGGTTTAATGGAAATAGCTAACAATGGTTATGGTCCAAACAGTGCTATTGCTCATTTAACTAGTGCACTCGGCCCAGACTGGAAATATGTTGTACCTGAAAATTTAGACCGTTTAGGTGGTGATGTGATTGCTGTTGCTATTATTTATAACAGCAAGCGAGTTAAGCCTTTAAACAAACCTGTTGTACTTGATTTAGGTGATAAAAACCGAACGACATTAGCACAAACTTTCCAAGCTGTTCGTGGCAATAAAACGTTTACCGTTATTCCTAATCATTTGAAATCAAAAGGCTGTACTGGAGTAGATGCTAACTCTACTGATGCAGACCAGAAAGATGGTCAAGGATGCTGGAATCCGACACGTGTAAAAGCAGTTGATCAAATCGTGCAATGGCTCGCGAAAAATCCGACTCAGGTTTCTAAGCAAAATGCTTTGCTCGTTGGAGACATGAACAGCTATGCAAAAGAGGAACCGATTTTGGCATTTGAAAAAGCCAATTATAAGGTCTTACTCAATGACGCTAAAGTTGGACAGGGCGCTCAGGCATATAGTTATGTTTTTGGTGTCGCAAGTGATGCAAATGGCAATGGCGGCGCGGGTAATTTAGACCATGCAATTGCTGATGCAGATTTATATCCAAAAGTAGTTCGTACGTTTGCTTGGCATATCAATGCAGATGAGCCAACAGTTCTAGATTACAACGAAGAATATAAAACCGATGAGCAGAAGGCTCTGTTTTATGGTGAAGATGCCTATCGTTCTTCGGACCACGATCCTGTAATTGTGGATTTAGATTTAAATGGTAAAGACTCAAACCATACTGATAATGGCAATAAAAGTCCTATTTTTGATTTCTTATCTCAATTAGTGGAATGGATTAGCCAACTTTTTAAGCGTAATTAA
- a CDS encoding glutathione binding-like protein, with protein MKLYYSPGACSLAAHIILNEINVDFDLEKVNLKTHKTEKGADYYEINPKGYVPALEINPGLILTENVAILPFLAQHDPKQDLIPPSGLGRAKVLEWLGYLNSELHDAYAVFFGATLTSEEKTKAYAEIDRLLKYIDSYLSETDYDYLVNDNFGPADAYLFVLTNWSNSIEHDLTPYKHIIALRNKVAERQSVQIAMRDEGLIS; from the coding sequence ATGAAATTATATTATTCGCCAGGCGCATGTTCTTTAGCTGCACATATTATTTTAAATGAAATTAATGTTGATTTTGATTTAGAAAAAGTAAATTTAAAAACACATAAAACAGAAAAAGGTGCAGATTATTACGAAATTAATCCGAAGGGATATGTACCAGCTTTAGAAATTAACCCAGGACTCATTTTGACTGAAAATGTGGCGATTCTACCATTCCTTGCTCAGCATGACCCTAAACAAGATTTGATTCCTCCTTCTGGCTTAGGCCGTGCGAAGGTATTGGAATGGCTGGGTTATTTAAACTCAGAATTGCATGATGCATATGCGGTATTTTTTGGGGCAACGTTAACAAGCGAAGAAAAAACCAAAGCTTATGCTGAAATCGACCGTCTTTTAAAATATATCGATAGTTATTTATCTGAAACTGATTATGACTATTTAGTAAATGATAATTTTGGTCCAGCCGATGCATATTTATTTGTTTTAACAAATTGGTCAAATTCAATTGAGCATGACTTGACGCCATATAAACATATTATTGCACTACGTAATAAAGTTGCTGAGCGCCAATCTGTACAAATTGCAATGCGTGATGAAGGTTTAATCTCATAA